In the genome of Oxalobacter aliiformigenes, one region contains:
- a CDS encoding ribose-phosphate pyrophosphokinase, translating to MSDSNLMIFTGNANPALAAKVASKLGIPLGKAFVSKFSDGETTVEINENVRGKDVFVIQSTCAPTNDNLMEIILMVDALKRASAERITTCIPYFGYARQDRRPRSTRVAISARVIANILEGIGVDRVLIMDVHADQIQGFFDIPVDNIYASPILLKDLQKKNYKDLLVVSPDIGGVVRARALAEHLHCDLSIIDKRRPRPNESEVMNIIGNVEGRNCVIMDDMVDTAGTLTQAAEALKERGAKMVVAYCTHPVLSGPAVKRITASSLDELVVTDTIPLSDAARQCPKIRQLSCAELLAETLKRINTGDSVMSLLNEMYN from the coding sequence ATGTCCGACAGCAATTTAATGATTTTCACTGGCAATGCCAATCCGGCATTGGCCGCCAAGGTAGCCAGCAAACTCGGTATCCCTCTCGGCAAGGCTTTCGTTTCCAAATTCTCCGATGGTGAAACCACTGTCGAAATCAATGAAAATGTCCGCGGCAAGGATGTTTTCGTCATTCAGTCCACTTGCGCTCCCACCAATGACAACCTGATGGAAATCATCCTGATGGTCGATGCATTGAAGCGCGCTTCCGCTGAACGCATTACCACCTGTATCCCTTATTTCGGTTACGCCCGTCAGGATCGTCGTCCACGTTCCACCCGTGTCGCCATTTCCGCACGCGTTATCGCCAATATCCTCGAGGGCATCGGCGTCGACCGCGTCCTGATCATGGATGTCCATGCCGATCAGATTCAGGGCTTTTTCGATATCCCTGTCGACAATATTTATGCTTCTCCCATCCTTCTGAAGGATCTCCAGAAGAAAAACTACAAGGATCTTCTGGTCGTCTCCCCCGATATCGGAGGGGTCGTCCGTGCCAGAGCACTGGCAGAACATCTGCATTGCGACCTGTCGATCATCGACAAGCGCCGTCCACGGCCGAACGAATCCGAGGTCATGAACATCATCGGCAATGTGGAGGGCAGAAACTGTGTGATCATGGATGACATGGTCGATACCGCCGGTACGCTGACGCAGGCGGCCGAGGCACTGAAAGAAAGAGGAGCCAAGATGGTCGTTGCCTATTGCACCCATCCGGTCCTTTCCGGTCCGGCCGTCAAGAGAATTACCGCTTCTTCACTGGATGAACTGGTTGTGACCGATACCATTCCTTTATCCGATGCGGCAAGACAATGTCCGAAAATCCGTCAGCTTTCCTGTGCCGAACTGCTGGCCGAAACACTCAAACGGATCAATACCGGTGATTCTGTCATGTCCCTGTTAAATGAAATGTATAACTGA
- the pth gene encoding aminoacyl-tRNA hydrolase — translation MSIRLIVGLGNPGAEYEQTRHNAGFWFLDNLENSDMRWQKEAKFSALVSKTRINGHDVWLMKPQTFMNRSGLAVGAMARFFKMAPEEILVVHDELDIAPGIAKLKRSGSTGGHNGLKDIASALGTQNFWRLRLGIGHPRSQNLKSPVIDYVLQRPRREDQDRIDDAIGRAMHVIPLLCDGQFDKAMKELHTVEK, via the coding sequence ATGAGTATTCGATTAATCGTCGGGCTTGGGAATCCGGGTGCCGAATATGAGCAGACACGTCATAATGCGGGTTTCTGGTTTCTCGACAATCTTGAAAATTCTGATATGCGCTGGCAGAAGGAGGCCAAATTTTCGGCCCTGGTCTCGAAAACAAGGATAAACGGTCATGATGTCTGGCTGATGAAACCTCAGACATTCATGAACCGTTCCGGTCTGGCAGTCGGTGCCATGGCCCGTTTTTTCAAAATGGCACCGGAAGAAATTCTGGTCGTTCATGATGAGCTGGATATCGCTCCCGGTATTGCGAAACTGAAACGTTCCGGTTCCACAGGCGGGCATAATGGTCTGAAAGATATTGCTTCAGCGTTGGGTACGCAGAATTTTTGGCGTTTGCGTCTTGGTATTGGTCATCCCCGCTCACAGAATCTGAAATCACCTGTTATCGATTATGTGCTCCAGCGTCCCCGGCGTGAAGATCAGGACAGGATAGATGATGCGATCGGACGCGCAATGCATGTCATTCCCCTACTGTGTGACGGTCAGTTCGATAAAGCCATGAAAGAACTGCATACAGTCGAAAAATAA
- a CDS encoding SlyX family protein: MEERLIDLEIRITRQEDMIDELNKTVYQQQLKIDNFEAILKEMASRIVELENDNPLNEKPPHY; this comes from the coding sequence ATGGAAGAACGTCTTATCGATCTTGAAATCCGTATTACGCGTCAGGAAGACATGATTGATGAACTGAACAAAACAGTTTATCAACAACAATTGAAAATCGACAATTTCGAAGCGATACTGAAAGAGATGGCTTCCCGTATTGTGGAACTGGAAAACGACAATCCCCTCAACGAAAAACCTCCTCATTATTGA
- a CDS encoding UvrD-helicase domain-containing protein codes for MSNDAFAKLNAQQYEAVHYMDGPCLVLAGAGSGKTRVITQKIAHMIGSGQYEARNIAALTFTNKAAAEMQERISRLLREPSDASQLTISTFHSLGVKILRQEAKELNLKDRFSILDSDDCFSLVQDLAVTTDKQLIRRIQGTISLWKNGMVDPETALKSAVDDEEAQAARIYRNYVATLSAYQAVDFDDLIRLPVELFRSSDRVREKWQRRLRYLLVDEYQDTNTCQYELVKLLVSGIGKKPMFTAVGDDDQAIYAWRGATIENLKTLQKDFSDLKVIRLEQNYRSSMRILQAANAVIGNNPKLFEKKLWSDHGLGEPVETLAMSDEEQEAEQVVMLLSAHKFERRARFSDYAILYRGNYQARIFETALRRENIPYTISGGQSFFARAEIRDIISYLRLIANLDDDPAFIRAVTTPRRGVGQSTLETLGAFAGQWQCSLFEAVYKGGLEAKLSPRQLGPLRGFCDFINGIEERASRPGLSAKGENAAALLDELMHEIAYETYLYDNFDERTAKNKWQNVLEFTNWLKEKSKGGKLEDGPEKSLLELTQMVALMTMLEGRDEEPDAVHLSTLHAAKGLEFPHVFLVGVEEGILPHLGDPDMPADQLAVRIQEERRLMYVGITRAQRTLHVSWCKKRKKAREVIQCEPSRFIGEMKLNEGVAVPLETEVLTPKARLANLKALLQKPKLA; via the coding sequence ATGTCGAATGATGCCTTTGCCAAACTGAATGCCCAGCAATATGAAGCGGTCCACTATATGGATGGCCCCTGTCTGGTTCTGGCCGGGGCCGGTTCCGGAAAAACGCGTGTCATTACGCAGAAAATCGCTCATATGATAGGCAGTGGCCAGTATGAAGCCAGAAACATTGCGGCATTGACCTTTACCAACAAGGCGGCGGCAGAAATGCAGGAACGGATTTCACGCTTGCTGAGAGAGCCCTCTGACGCTTCACAGTTGACGATTTCGACTTTCCATTCTCTTGGTGTGAAGATTCTGCGGCAGGAAGCGAAAGAACTGAATCTCAAGGACCGTTTTTCCATTCTTGACAGTGATGACTGTTTTTCTCTGGTTCAGGATCTTGCCGTTACCACTGACAAACAGCTTATCCGCCGGATTCAGGGTACGATATCCTTGTGGAAAAACGGAATGGTCGATCCGGAAACCGCTTTGAAAAGTGCTGTGGATGATGAAGAAGCACAGGCTGCACGCATATACCGGAATTATGTGGCGACGCTTTCCGCTTATCAGGCGGTGGATTTCGATGATCTCATCCGGTTGCCGGTCGAGCTGTTCCGTTCCAGTGACAGGGTACGTGAAAAATGGCAAAGACGATTGCGTTATTTGCTGGTGGACGAATATCAGGATACGAATACCTGCCAGTATGAGTTGGTCAAATTGCTGGTATCGGGAATCGGAAAAAAACCGATGTTCACTGCAGTGGGAGATGACGATCAGGCCATTTATGCATGGCGTGGTGCGACGATCGAGAACCTGAAAACCCTGCAGAAAGATTTCAGCGATCTTAAAGTGATCAGACTGGAACAGAATTATCGTTCTTCCATGAGGATTCTTCAGGCGGCCAATGCCGTGATCGGTAATAATCCGAAATTGTTCGAAAAAAAACTGTGGTCCGATCATGGTCTGGGCGAACCGGTTGAAACACTGGCCATGTCGGATGAGGAACAGGAAGCGGAACAGGTTGTCATGCTTTTATCGGCTCACAAGTTCGAACGGCGGGCCAGATTTTCGGACTATGCCATTCTTTACCGGGGGAATTATCAGGCCCGTATATTCGAAACGGCATTGAGGCGGGAAAATATTCCTTACACCATTTCGGGGGGGCAAAGCTTTTTCGCCCGTGCCGAAATCCGGGATATCATCAGTTATTTACGGCTGATTGCCAATCTGGATGACGATCCGGCTTTTATCCGGGCTGTCACCACACCTCGTCGCGGTGTCGGACAATCCACTCTCGAGACGCTGGGGGCTTTTGCCGGACAGTGGCAGTGTTCATTGTTTGAAGCGGTATACAAGGGGGGGCTGGAAGCCAAGTTGTCTCCTCGCCAGCTGGGACCACTGCGTGGGTTTTGTGATTTTATTAACGGGATTGAGGAAAGGGCGAGTCGTCCCGGGTTATCGGCCAAAGGCGAAAATGCTGCGGCACTGCTGGATGAGCTGATGCACGAAATAGCCTATGAAACCTATCTTTACGATAATTTCGACGAAAGAACGGCCAAAAACAAATGGCAAAATGTTCTTGAATTTACAAACTGGCTGAAAGAAAAAAGCAAAGGCGGCAAACTGGAAGACGGCCCGGAAAAAAGTCTTCTCGAGCTGACACAAATGGTTGCCCTGATGACTATGCTGGAAGGCAGGGACGAGGAGCCTGATGCGGTTCATCTTTCGACATTGCATGCCGCCAAAGGTCTCGAGTTTCCACATGTTTTCCTGGTCGGGGTGGAAGAAGGCATTTTACCCCATCTGGGTGATCCGGATATGCCAGCCGATCAGCTTGCTGTCCGGATTCAGGAAGAACGCAGACTGATGTATGTCGGCATAACCCGTGCACAAAGGACATTGCATGTTTCCTGGTGCAAAAAACGGAAAAAGGCGCGGGAAGTTATCCAATGCGAACCGTCGCGGTTCATCGGGGAAATGAAGCTGAATGAAGGAGTTGCTGTTCCCCTGGAGACAGAAGTGTTGACACCGAAGGCAAGATTGGCCAATCTGAAAGCGCTGCTGCAGAAACCGAAACTGGCCTGA
- the hslV gene encoding ATP-dependent protease subunit HslV, which yields MEQFHGTTIVSVRRGNQVALGGDGQVTLGNIVIKGTARKVRKLYNGRVLAGFAGGTADAFTLIERFEAKLEKHQGNLLRSSVELAKDWRTDRMLRRLEAMLLVADRESTLVITGNGDVLEPEEGVGAIGSGGPYAQSAALALQRNTELTPAEIVAKSLAIAGDLCIYTNQSHIIETLD from the coding sequence ATGGAACAATTTCACGGGACAACCATCGTATCCGTCCGTCGCGGCAATCAGGTGGCGCTGGGCGGGGATGGACAGGTCACACTCGGTAATATCGTTATCAAGGGTACGGCCAGAAAAGTCCGCAAGCTCTACAACGGAAGAGTACTGGCAGGATTTGCCGGGGGTACGGCAGATGCATTCACATTAATTGAACGATTCGAGGCAAAACTCGAAAAACACCAGGGCAATCTTTTGCGTTCATCCGTTGAGCTTGCCAAAGACTGGAGGACCGACCGCATGTTGAGACGTCTTGAAGCCATGCTTCTGGTCGCCGACAGGGAATCCACCCTGGTCATTACAGGAAACGGCGATGTACTTGAACCGGAAGAAGGAGTCGGAGCAATCGGCTCGGGTGGTCCGTATGCCCAGTCTGCCGCACTGGCTCTTCAACGCAATACTGAACTGACTCCCGCCGAAATCGTCGCAAAATCGCTCGCGATCGCCGGAGACCTTTGCATTTACACCAACCAGTCTCATATCATCGAGACACTGGACTGA
- the hslU gene encoding ATP-dependent protease ATPase subunit HslU, which translates to MNLTPQEIVTELDKHVVGQSKAKRAVAVALRNRWRRQQVAEPLRHEITPKNILMIGPTGVGKTEIARRLARLADAPFIKIEATKFTEVGYVGRDVDTIIRDLVDIGIKQTREAEMIKVRSKAVDAAEDRILNILIPQPRDFGFGSNDQPTSSGDNTRQVFRKKLREGSLDDREIEIEVADSGPHMEIMAPPGMEEMTEQIKSMFSGLGSGRKKSRKVKIREAIKLIIEEEAAKLINEDELRQKAIANVEQNGIVFLDEIDKIASRSEISGADVSRAGVQRDLLPLVEGTTVNTKYGMIKTDHILFIASGAFQLAKPSDLIPELQGRFPIRVELESLSIEDFEQILTSTEASLISQYKALLATEGMQLEFNDEAIRRLAEISYTVNERTENIGARRLYTVMERLLEEISFTAVNYNGTLTIDKDYVNERLEALSANEDLSRYVL; encoded by the coding sequence ATGAATTTGACTCCTCAAGAGATTGTCACCGAACTGGACAAACATGTCGTTGGACAATCCAAAGCCAAACGTGCCGTCGCTGTCGCTTTGCGTAACCGCTGGCGCCGTCAGCAGGTCGCCGAACCGCTCCGGCATGAAATCACACCGAAAAATATTCTGATGATCGGCCCGACGGGGGTCGGCAAGACAGAAATCGCACGCCGTCTTGCACGACTGGCCGATGCTCCGTTCATCAAAATCGAAGCGACCAAATTCACGGAAGTCGGTTATGTCGGACGCGATGTCGATACCATCATCCGTGATCTTGTCGATATCGGCATCAAACAGACCCGTGAAGCCGAAATGATCAAAGTCCGTTCCAAGGCTGTCGATGCTGCGGAAGACCGGATACTTAACATTCTCATTCCACAGCCCAGAGACTTCGGATTCGGATCGAACGACCAGCCGACCTCATCCGGCGACAATACCCGTCAGGTCTTTCGGAAAAAACTGCGTGAAGGATCGCTGGACGACAGGGAAATCGAGATCGAGGTAGCAGACTCCGGTCCGCATATGGAAATCATGGCCCCTCCCGGTATGGAAGAAATGACCGAACAGATCAAATCCATGTTTTCCGGACTGGGCAGCGGCCGCAAGAAAAGCCGCAAAGTCAAAATCCGGGAAGCGATCAAGCTGATTATCGAGGAAGAAGCCGCAAAACTGATCAATGAAGACGAATTGCGCCAGAAAGCCATTGCGAACGTCGAACAGAACGGAATCGTTTTCCTGGATGAAATCGACAAGATCGCTTCACGATCGGAAATCAGCGGCGCGGATGTATCGCGTGCCGGTGTTCAACGCGACTTGTTACCTCTGGTCGAGGGAACGACGGTCAACACGAAATACGGCATGATCAAAACCGATCATATTCTTTTCATTGCATCCGGCGCTTTTCAACTGGCGAAACCCTCCGATCTCATTCCGGAATTGCAGGGCCGTTTCCCGATCCGGGTCGAACTCGAATCACTGTCCATCGAAGATTTCGAGCAGATCCTGACCAGCACGGAAGCCAGCCTTATTTCCCAGTACAAGGCACTTCTGGCAACAGAAGGCATGCAGCTGGAATTCAACGACGAAGCCATCAGGCGATTGGCCGAGATCTCCTATACCGTCAATGAACGCACCGAAAATATCGGTGCCCGAAGACTGTATACCGTCATGGAGAGACTGCTTGAAGAAATCTCATTCACCGCTGTCAATTACAACGGCACATTGACCATCGACAAGGATTACGTCAATGAACGACTGGAAGCCTTGTCCGCCAACGAAGACCTGTCGCGCTACGTACTCTGA
- a CDS encoding NAD(P)H-dependent oxidoreductase — translation MVTREDVLSAFQFRHATKKFDETKKISDQDFNVILEAGRLSPSSFGFEPWRFVVIQNTQLRNELRTVTWGAQGQLPTASHYVAILCLKDGMRYDSSHVTHMMRDIQHLSPEMMEKKRERFREFQRENGILETPKALFDWAVKQSYIALGNMMTAAALLGIDSCAIEGGNMSAIEKILAEHRLLDNGRYGLAVMVAFGYRLNEPSEKTRQPPEEVVFWVD, via the coding sequence ATGGTTACGCGAGAAGATGTTCTTTCCGCTTTTCAGTTCCGGCATGCTACCAAGAAGTTCGACGAAACAAAAAAGATTTCCGATCAGGATTTCAATGTCATTCTCGAAGCCGGCCGTCTGTCTCCCAGTTCCTTTGGTTTTGAGCCCTGGCGGTTCGTCGTCATTCAGAATACCCAGTTGAGAAATGAACTGAGGACGGTAACCTGGGGAGCGCAAGGACAATTGCCCACAGCGAGCCATTATGTGGCCATACTCTGTCTTAAGGACGGTATGAGGTATGATTCTTCCCATGTGACCCACATGATGCGCGACATCCAGCATCTTTCTCCGGAAATGATGGAAAAGAAAAGGGAACGTTTCCGTGAATTCCAGAGGGAAAACGGTATTCTGGAAACACCGAAAGCCTTGTTCGACTGGGCGGTGAAACAGTCATATATTGCATTGGGCAACATGATGACCGCTGCGGCATTGCTGGGTATCGATTCATGTGCCATCGAGGGAGGAAATATGTCGGCTATTGAAAAAATACTGGCAGAACATCGGTTGCTGGATAATGGCCGGTATGGTTTGGCCGTTATGGTCGCCTTCGGTTACCGCCTGAATGAACCGTCTGAAAAGACAAGACAACCGCCTGAAGAAGTTGTTTTCTGGGTTGACTGA
- the gap gene encoding type I glyceraldehyde-3-phosphate dehydrogenase, giving the protein MAIRVAINGYGRIGRNVLRAHYEYGKRHDIEIVAINNPGEIETIALLTKYDTAHGKFPAEVSFEGNELIVNGDRIRVTGERDPGALPWKELGVDVVLECTGLFTSKAAASAHLRAGAKKVVISAPGGKDVDATVVYGVNQNVLKASDMVISNASCTTNCLAPVALALNEGLGIVDGLMTTVHSYTNDQVLTDVYHRDPRRARAAGLNIIPTRTGAAAAVGLVLPELNGKLDGFAIRVPTINVSVVDLTFNASRKTSVEEVNEVVKKASEGKLKGILAYNVEPLVSSDFNHNPASSIFDATQTRVVDGSLVKILSWYDNEWGFSCRMLDTTVALWNAK; this is encoded by the coding sequence ATGGCTATTCGCGTGGCAATCAATGGTTACGGTCGTATCGGGAGAAATGTTCTTCGCGCCCATTATGAATATGGCAAGCGGCATGATATTGAAATCGTTGCTATCAACAATCCCGGCGAGATCGAAACAATTGCACTCCTGACCAAGTACGATACAGCTCATGGCAAGTTTCCAGCCGAGGTTTCGTTCGAAGGCAATGAACTGATTGTCAATGGCGACAGAATTCGTGTGACTGGTGAACGGGATCCAGGAGCACTTCCCTGGAAAGAGCTGGGTGTTGATGTCGTTCTGGAATGCACCGGTCTTTTCACGTCCAAGGCTGCCGCATCCGCCCACTTGCGTGCGGGGGCCAAAAAGGTCGTCATTTCCGCTCCGGGAGGCAAGGATGTGGATGCGACCGTCGTCTATGGTGTCAACCAGAATGTTCTGAAGGCAAGCGATATGGTCATTTCGAATGCTTCCTGTACGACCAATTGCCTGGCTCCGGTTGCATTGGCATTGAACGAAGGGCTTGGAATCGTTGACGGGTTGATGACGACCGTTCATTCCTATACCAACGATCAGGTTCTGACCGATGTCTATCATCGTGATCCCAGACGGGCCCGCGCCGCAGGGCTGAATATCATTCCGACCCGGACAGGCGCTGCGGCTGCCGTGGGTCTTGTTCTTCCGGAACTGAATGGCAAGCTGGACGGTTTCGCTATTCGTGTCCCGACAATCAATGTTTCTGTTGTTGATCTGACATTCAATGCGTCGCGCAAGACTTCGGTTGAAGAAGTCAATGAAGTCGTGAAAAAGGCCTCGGAAGGCAAGCTGAAAGGTATTCTGGCTTATAACGTTGAACCTCTGGTGTCGTCTGATTTCAATCACAATCCGGCATCCAGTATTTTCGATGCCACGCAAACCCGGGTTGTGGATGGATCGCTGGTGAAAATCCTTTCCTGGTATGACAACGAGTGGGGATTCAGCTGTCGTATGCTGGATACCACGGTAGCGCTCTGGAACGCAAAATAA
- the tkt gene encoding transketolase, with protein sequence MNNTLPVTKMANAIRALAMDAVQKANSGHPGMPMGMADIAVALWSGHYRHNPANPHWFNRDRFILSNGHGSMLQYALLHLTGYDLSMEDIRQFRQFHSKTPGHPEVHVTPGVDTTTGPLGQGISNAVGMALAEKLLAQEFNRPGFSIVDHYTYVFLGDGCLMEGVSHESCSLAGTWKLNKLIALYDDNSISIDGNVKGWFTDNTPERFEAYGWNVIRDVNGHDVAAVDAAIVAAQQSDKPTLICCKTVIGKGSPNKAGLNKAHGSPLGDEEIAATRKAIGWDYPPFVIPEDVYEAWDARKKGNQLESAWNDLFVKYSEKYPAEASELMRRISGELPSGFEETVRGYIADCVARKENIATRKASQNAIEALAPGLPEFLGGSADLTGSNLTNWKESVAIRGGQTGNYINYGVREFGMSAIMNGIVLHGGFIPFGGTFLTFSDYCRNAIRMSALMQIGTIYVFTHDSIGVGEDGPTHQPIEQIASLRLIPGLENWRPCDTVETAVAWGSAVRNRKVPSVLILSRQNLPYFERTQEQIDNIGRGAYVLRDAPDAKIVLIATGSEVDLAMKSAEELARKNIPARVVSMPCADVFDRQDALYRNAVLPTRLPRVAIEAAASDYWRKYVGLDGDVVGMETFGESAPAGILFKHFGFTVDHVVSKVEAVLSK encoded by the coding sequence ATGAACAATACATTACCTGTTACGAAAATGGCCAACGCTATCCGTGCGCTGGCGATGGATGCAGTTCAAAAAGCGAATTCCGGACATCCCGGCATGCCGATGGGTATGGCCGATATCGCTGTGGCATTATGGTCCGGGCACTATCGACATAATCCGGCCAATCCACACTGGTTCAATCGGGACCGTTTCATTTTATCGAACGGTCATGGTTCAATGCTCCAGTATGCCCTGTTACATCTGACCGGCTATGATTTGTCGATGGAAGATATCAGGCAGTTCCGCCAGTTCCATTCCAAAACTCCGGGGCATCCGGAAGTTCATGTGACTCCGGGAGTCGATACAACAACCGGTCCGTTGGGACAAGGTATCTCCAATGCGGTCGGTATGGCTTTGGCCGAAAAATTGCTGGCACAAGAGTTCAATCGTCCCGGATTCAGTATCGTCGATCACTATACTTATGTTTTTCTCGGAGATGGTTGTCTGATGGAGGGGGTTTCCCATGAATCCTGTTCGCTGGCAGGAACATGGAAACTGAACAAGCTGATCGCCCTGTATGATGACAACAGTATATCGATTGACGGAAACGTCAAGGGGTGGTTCACGGATAACACTCCGGAACGTTTTGAAGCTTATGGATGGAATGTCATTCGTGACGTGAACGGTCATGATGTAGCCGCTGTTGATGCGGCAATTGTTGCCGCGCAGCAATCCGACAAACCGACGCTGATTTGTTGCAAGACAGTTATCGGAAAAGGATCTCCCAACAAGGCCGGGTTGAACAAGGCACATGGTTCTCCGCTGGGAGACGAGGAAATTGCGGCGACCCGCAAGGCCATTGGCTGGGATTATCCTCCGTTTGTGATTCCGGAAGATGTGTATGAGGCATGGGATGCCCGCAAAAAGGGAAATCAGCTCGAATCGGCGTGGAATGACCTTTTTGTGAAATACAGTGAAAAATATCCCGCAGAAGCCAGTGAACTGATGCGCCGTATTTCCGGTGAGCTGCCTTCCGGTTTCGAGGAAACCGTCCGCGGTTATATCGCCGATTGTGTCGCCAGAAAAGAAAATATCGCTACCCGCAAGGCCAGCCAGAATGCCATCGAAGCGCTTGCTCCGGGGTTACCCGAGTTTCTGGGGGGATCGGCAGATCTGACAGGGTCGAATCTGACGAACTGGAAAGAGAGCGTCGCCATTCGCGGCGGCCAGACGGGCAATTACATCAATTACGGTGTCCGCGAGTTCGGTATGTCTGCCATTATGAATGGTATTGTTCTTCATGGTGGATTCATTCCGTTTGGCGGTACATTCCTGACATTTTCGGATTATTGCCGCAATGCGATCAGAATGTCGGCGCTGATGCAGATAGGAACGATCTACGTGTTCACGCATGACTCTATCGGGGTCGGCGAAGACGGACCAACCCATCAACCGATTGAACAGATTGCCAGTCTGAGACTGATTCCCGGACTGGAAAACTGGCGTCCGTGCGATACTGTTGAAACGGCGGTTGCGTGGGGAAGCGCTGTCAGAAACCGCAAGGTTCCAAGTGTCCTGATCCTTTCGCGCCAGAATCTTCCGTATTTCGAGCGGACACAGGAACAGATCGACAATATCGGCAGGGGAGCCTATGTGCTGAGAGATGCACCGGATGCGAAAATCGTTCTGATCGCGACAGGTTCGGAAGTCGATTTGGCTATGAAGTCGGCAGAGGAGCTGGCCCGGAAGAATATTCCCGCTAGGGTGGTATCCATGCCTTGTGCCGATGTATTCGACAGGCAGGATGCGCTTTACCGGAATGCGGTTCTTCCGACCAGATTGCCAAGGGTGGCGATTGAGGCGGCAGCTTCGGATTACTGGCGCAAATATGTCGGTCTCGATGGGGATGTCGTCGGGATGGAAACCTTCGGTGAATCCGCTCCGGCGGGGATTCTTTTCAAGCATTTCGGCTTTACCGTAGATCATGTCGTGTCGAAGGTTGAAGCGGTTTTGAGTAAATAA
- a CDS encoding 16S rRNA (uracil(1498)-N(3))-methyltransferase — protein sequence MTRLFYDFPLTVGTSIDLPKDIARHIMVLRLSTGDGITFFNGKGGEYQARIVGAERQLIRAEIVSFSQREIELPYRITLAQGIPEAGKMDWIIEKAVELGVQEIIPVATRRSVVRLNADRIEKRLSRWQSIVVSASQQCGRNRLLNIARPVDFGDCIQTFSRLPTVMFSPRAHESLASWTTRQAPHDIVLLIGPEGGFSPEEEELARQNGVIFLSMGPRILRTETAGLAAVSAINAFWEQSH from the coding sequence ATGACCCGTCTTTTCTATGATTTCCCGCTAACCGTCGGAACAAGTATTGATCTCCCCAAAGACATTGCAAGACACATCATGGTGTTGCGTTTATCCACAGGTGATGGCATTACGTTTTTCAATGGCAAAGGGGGTGAATATCAGGCCAGAATTGTCGGCGCAGAACGCCAACTGATCCGTGCGGAAATCGTTTCTTTTTCTCAACGGGAAATTGAACTTCCTTACAGGATAACACTGGCACAAGGCATTCCCGAAGCCGGAAAAATGGACTGGATCATTGAAAAAGCCGTCGAACTGGGCGTTCAGGAAATCATACCTGTCGCGACCCGGCGCTCTGTTGTCCGGCTCAACGCAGACCGGATCGAAAAACGGCTGTCGCGATGGCAATCGATCGTTGTTTCCGCTTCACAGCAATGCGGAAGAAACCGTCTGTTAAATATTGCACGGCCAGTCGATTTCGGCGATTGCATACAAACCTTTTCCAGGTTGCCAACCGTCATGTTCAGCCCCCGTGCCCACGAATCCCTTGCATCCTGGACAACCAGACAGGCACCTCACGATATAGTATTGCTGATCGGTCCGGAAGGTGGCTTTTCACCGGAAGAGGAGGAACTGGCACGTCAAAACGGTGTCATTTTCCTATCAATGGGCCCCAGAATACTGAGAACCGAAACGGCAGGTCTTGCCGCCGTTTCCGCCATCAACGCTTTCTGGGAACAATCACATTGA
- a CDS encoding sugar O-acetyltransferase, protein MAGLTEKEKMLLGQLYYSNDPVLKRDRDHAISKTRAYHNLPPEATKARLEILENLLGSCEPDVEIVPPFHCDYGYNLHIGHHFYANTNCVFLDCAEIRIGNHVFLGPNVHIYTANHPLDPELRKQGLENAFSVIIEDDVWIGGGTIINAGITIGRGTTIGSGSVVTRNVPSHVLAAGNPCRIIRHLAIPPRNTPVS, encoded by the coding sequence ATGGCCGGACTGACTGAAAAAGAAAAAATGCTTTTAGGACAACTTTATTACTCGAATGACCCTGTTTTGAAACGGGACCGTGATCATGCCATCTCGAAAACACGGGCCTACCACAATTTACCGCCTGAAGCGACAAAAGCCAGATTGGAGATTCTCGAAAATCTTCTGGGTTCCTGCGAACCGGATGTCGAAATCGTTCCGCCCTTCCATTGCGACTACGGCTATAACCTGCATATCGGCCATCACTTCTATGCCAATACAAACTGCGTTTTTCTGGACTGCGCCGAAATACGCATTGGCAACCATGTATTTCTGGGACCCAATGTCCATATTTACACGGCCAATCATCCACTGGACCCTGAACTGCGAAAACAGGGACTGGAAAATGCATTTTCCGTCATCATAGAAGACGACGTCTGGATCGGTGGCGGAACGATCATCAATGCAGGGATTACCATAGGCCGTGGCACAACGATCGGTTCCGGAAGCGTCGTCACCCGTAATGTCCCGTCCCATGTTCTCGCGGCAGGAAATCCATGCAGGATCATACGCCATCTGGCCATTCCGCCCAGGAACACCCCGGTCAGTTGA